A region of the Culex quinquefasciatus strain JHB chromosome 1, VPISU_Cqui_1.0_pri_paternal, whole genome shotgun sequence genome:
attcctaaaatcctaaattgctaaaatcctaaaaatcaatcagaattttagcaaaaaaatataaaaatactaaaaacattccattttttcgtactcgattatccgataacTCGActattttggtttattttgatTAATATCGAAAAATCAATCATCCGAAGGTTCAGATTACCGAAGAaggaaaaattctacttttatTTTGGACTGAAATTTTAGTTCACTCATACAAAATAAGTTGATTCGATCTGTTGGTTACAGTTTTCCATTTTAGGTTacacaattttgtaattttaaaattttagaatttttttaaactcaaattttctgattttctaaatttaaattatttgaaataaattgtagAATTCTTAAACATTTGAATCCTAgaaaatctctttaaaaaatatgatttttctctATGGTTTCCAATATTCTGAACAATAAGCAAAATCCTGCTTTTTGATTTTCGTCCTTTcaagattcagcgttttgagATTCGGTTTGATGAGCAGCTCTggattatcaatatttttacattaataatataactttatttgtaattttcagttgcATTGAAATGtgcaaatccaaattatttgattcACTCATCAAAACAAATTGCACGGCGTGAAACGCTACAttccgtttctgttacttttcagctgcgtaccgctaaaaaaaatcgtgaccttCTCCTTGACGTTTGAAAGTTTTCCGAGCTGCGCAGCCCCAACACAGAACTCACCTAACGATTTTCGCCTCCAGGCGAGACGAGCTCACCATCCGGAACAAACACGGCCGAAAGTGACCGCAGCAGGCGCCGGGTCCTCTCCCAATCGAACGCATCCGTTGGGTTGTGTCCCGTTAGCGAACCCGGTGGGAGAAGTCCCTGTGAAAAGAGAAACAAACAGTTTGTTTAGATCAAATGTTGCTGCAGTAGGCCACGAAAGatgtctgctgctgctgcggagaTTTCGCACCGTGGCTCTCCCCTCCCACAAAGTTTTCCAAGCAAAATTCCACCACAGCTGAAATACTCACCCAAAATGattgacaatttcaaatttgctTTTCCGGATCGGTGACTCGGCAGATTTTTTCTGCCGGAAACGTGTGGAAGAAGTCCCTGTAaagtagaaaaaaacaaacactgtGATTAAGCAATCTGCCCAAGCAGGCAATAGATATTGCCGCTGCTGTTTTGTTTGGAATTCCCCTCCACCCTCACGAAACTCAAAATACTCACCCAAAGTTCCGCCATCCCGGAGACGCTCCAATTCGAACTTCGAACATCCGTCCAACCAACACTAGGATCGCGTTCGGCAACTTGGTGGCCAATCGCCGGATGTGGTCAATTGGCTTAAACGACCGCCTCAACGCGAAAAATCCGGGTTTCCCCTAAAACTTCAGCAAACACCGTCAACACGAACATGATCGGACACGCGCGAGTAAAAAAAGTGACAGCTCGCTCGAACCATGGTGCGTTCGTTTCAGGAGCGTCGCACGGGTTCAGTGTAACTTGGTGTAATGGTGCGTTCGTTGCATGAGCGTCGGCTGAACAGGTTCAGTGTAAAGTTGGGTTTGTTAATTGATATtggaatgtttaaatgtttaaatgtttaaatgtttaaatgtttaaatgtttaagtgtttaaatgtttaaatgtttaaatgtttaaatgtttaaatgtttaaatgtttaaatgtttaaatgtttaaatgtttaaatgtttaaatgtttaagtgtttaaatgtttaaatgtttaaatgtttaaatgtttaaatgtttaaatgtttaaatgtttaaatgtttaaatgtttaaatgtttaaatgtttaaatgtttaaatgtttaaatgtttaaatgtttaaatgtttaaatgtttaaatgtttaaatgtttaaatgtttaaatgtttaaatgtttaaatgtttaaatgtttaaatgtttaaatgtttaaatgtttaaatgtttaaatgtttaaatgtttaaatgtttaaatgtttaaatgtttaaatgtttaaatgtttaaatgtttaaatgtttaaatgtttaaatgtttaaatgtttaaatgtttaaatgtttaaatgtttaaatgtttaaatgtttaaatgtttaaatgtttaaatgtttaaatgtttaaatgtttaaatgtttaaatgtttaaatgtttaaatgtttaaatgtttaaatgtttaaatgtttaaatgtttaaatgtttaaatgtttaaatgtttaaatgtttaaatgtttaaatgtttaaatgtttaaatgtttaaatgtttaaatgtttaaatgtttaaatgtttaaatgtttaaatgtttaaatgtttaaatgtttaaatgtttaaatgtttaaatgtttaaatgtttaaatgtttaaatgtttaaatgtttaaatgtttaaatgtttaaatgtttaaatgtttaaatgtttaaatgtttaaatgtttaaatgtttaaatgtttaaatgtttaaatgtttaaatgtttaaatgtttaaatgtttaaatgtttaaatgtttaaatgtttaaatgtttaaatgtttaaatgtttaaatgtttaaatgtttaaatgtttaaatgtttaaatgtttaaatgtttaaatgtttaaatgtttaaatgtttaaatgtttaaatgtttaaatgtttaaatgtttaaatgtttaaatgtttaaatgtttaaatgtttaaatgtttaaatgtttaaatgtttaaatgtttaaatgtttaaatgtttaaatgtttaaatgtttaaatatttaaatatttaaatgtttaaatgtttaaatgtttaaatgtttaaatatttaaatatttaaatgtttacatatttaaatatttaaatgtttgaatgtttaaatgtttaaatgtttaaatgtttgaatgtttaaatgtttaaatgtttaaatgtttgaatgtttaaatgtttaaatgtttaaatgtttaaatgtttatatgtaatattttaatattttaatattttaatattttaatattttaatattttaatattttaatattttaatattttaatattttaatattttaatattttaatattttaata
Encoded here:
- the LOC119766057 gene encoding uncharacterized protein LOC119766057 isoform X2 — translated: MAELWGLLPHVSGRKNLPSHRSGKANLKLSIILGTSPTGFANGTQPNGCVRLGEDPAPAAVTFGRVCSGW